One Henriciella litoralis genomic window carries:
- the rpoN gene encoding RNA polymerase factor sigma-54: protein MAISQRLDMRQGQSLVMTPQLQQAIKLLQLSNMELAEFVEAEIERNPLLERGENGDHDEPEREEIERKSKRDELDLDDRSGLNEAREAMDAPREDLYESGTNSDTGQTANEMSGPSAKTDWSQAGSGGSFSGDDYDFEGSLSSEKSLHEHLHDQLSMSGLSQADRLIGARLVDETDDAGYCKVDLEEVAAALGADPANVEAVLHVCQGFEPTGVMARTIGECLALQLKERDRLDPAMQALLDNLDMVAKHDVKGLSDVCGVDKEDVLDMMSELRLLTPRPGSAFASGTTIAVAPDVFVREMPNGMFAVELNAETLPRVLMDKAYYAEVSTLPMREKEKEFITDCAQNASWLIKSLDQRARTILKVASEIVRQQDAFFAHGVAHLRPLNLKQVADAIEMHESTVSRVTSNKYMGTPRGLFELKYFFSASIPGTGGGDAHSAEAVRYRIKQLVDDEGDNVLSDDKIVEILTEFGIEIARRTVAKYRESLNIPSSVQRRRRLKASA from the coding sequence ATGGCCATTTCACAACGGTTGGACATGCGCCAGGGTCAGTCCCTGGTGATGACGCCGCAATTGCAGCAGGCGATCAAACTGCTGCAACTCTCAAATATGGAACTTGCCGAGTTCGTTGAAGCGGAGATTGAGCGAAACCCGCTGCTCGAACGCGGCGAAAACGGTGATCACGATGAGCCCGAGCGAGAAGAAATAGAGCGCAAATCCAAGCGCGATGAACTTGACCTCGATGACCGCTCAGGTCTGAACGAGGCCCGCGAGGCGATGGATGCGCCGCGCGAAGATCTCTATGAAAGCGGCACCAATTCGGACACCGGCCAGACGGCCAATGAAATGTCAGGCCCTTCTGCCAAGACCGATTGGTCGCAAGCTGGCAGCGGCGGAAGCTTCTCAGGCGACGACTACGATTTTGAGGGCTCGCTAAGCTCCGAGAAGTCGCTGCACGAACATCTTCACGATCAGCTTTCCATGTCAGGTCTTTCCCAGGCTGACAGGCTGATCGGGGCCCGCCTCGTCGATGAGACCGACGACGCTGGCTACTGCAAGGTCGACCTGGAAGAAGTTGCGGCTGCCCTGGGCGCTGACCCGGCAAATGTTGAGGCGGTTCTGCATGTCTGTCAGGGCTTTGAGCCGACCGGCGTGATGGCGCGCACAATTGGCGAATGTCTTGCGCTACAACTCAAAGAACGCGACAGGCTTGACCCGGCCATGCAGGCGCTGCTCGATAATCTCGATATGGTCGCCAAGCACGACGTTAAAGGCCTTTCGGATGTTTGCGGCGTCGACAAGGAGGACGTGCTCGACATGATGTCGGAGCTTCGTCTTTTGACGCCTCGTCCCGGCTCTGCCTTTGCAAGCGGCACGACCATCGCTGTGGCGCCAGATGTTTTTGTTCGCGAGATGCCGAATGGCATGTTTGCGGTTGAGCTGAACGCCGAAACCCTGCCCCGCGTCCTGATGGACAAGGCGTATTATGCAGAGGTCAGCACCCTTCCGATGCGGGAGAAGGAAAAGGAATTCATCACTGATTGCGCGCAAAACGCCTCATGGCTGATCAAGTCACTCGATCAGCGCGCGCGTACGATCCTGAAAGTCGCCAGCGAGATTGTCCGACAGCAGGACGCGTTTTTCGCGCACGGGGTAGCGCACCTTCGCCCGCTGAACCTAAAACAGGTCGCAGACGCGATTGAAATGCACGAATCCACGGTCAGCCGCGTTACATCAAATAAATATATGGGCACGCCGCGCGGTCTGTTTGAGCTGAAATACTTTTTCTCTGCCTCAATTCCGGGGACAGGCGGCGGAGACGCACATTCGGCAGAAGCGGTTCGTTACCGGATCAAACAGCTGGTCGACGATGAAGGCGACAACGTACTTTCCGACGACAAGATCGTTGAAATACTTACAGAATTTGGCATAGAGATTGCCCGGCGCACCGTCGCCAAGTATCGTGAGAGCCTGAATATTCCATCTAGTGTCCAGCGACGGCGTCGTCTGAAAGCCAGCGCTTGA
- the hpf gene encoding ribosome hibernation-promoting factor, HPF/YfiA family, producing MQIQIAGRKMDLGDALRERIETGLEAAVTKYFDRDFDGHVTVSPNGHETEIDCNIHLPSGIILQSTGKATDPYAALDEALAKIEKRVRRYKRRLKDHHKDNRSPFPSEPAAAFVLKGAPEEEDPAETGENGEAPVIVAESASAIRTMTVSEAVLQLELADSPALMFRNAKHSGLNMVYRRSDGNIGWVDPANNSKTS from the coding sequence GTGCAGATACAAATCGCAGGACGGAAGATGGACCTTGGCGATGCGCTCCGCGAGCGCATCGAAACTGGTCTTGAAGCAGCCGTCACAAAATATTTCGACCGGGATTTTGACGGACACGTCACTGTCAGCCCGAATGGCCATGAAACCGAAATCGACTGCAATATACATTTGCCGTCAGGCATCATCCTGCAGTCGACCGGCAAAGCGACCGATCCCTATGCCGCGCTGGACGAAGCGCTGGCGAAGATCGAGAAGCGAGTCCGGCGCTACAAACGCCGGCTGAAAGATCACCACAAGGACAATCGCAGCCCGTTTCCGAGTGAACCGGCCGCCGCCTTTGTGCTGAAAGGCGCGCCGGAAGAAGAAGATCCGGCAGAGACCGGTGAGAATGGTGAAGCGCCCGTTATTGTAGCAGAGAGTGCTTCAGCCATTCGCACGATGACAGTTTCGGAAGCTGTTTTGCAGCTTGAACTTGCCGATTCACCAGCCCTCATGTTCCGTAATGCGAAACATTCGGGGCTCAATATGGTGTATCGTCGAAGTGACGGAAATATTGGCTGGGTCGATCCGGCGAACAACAGCAAAACCTCCTAG
- a CDS encoding PTS sugar transporter subunit IIA produces the protein MANDLTSLLGEGAILDPIHVENRKQALTALAQALAETTKLDARDIFDAVMERERLGSTGVGEGVAIPHARIEKLSHPVGGFVRLDQGVDFDAVDDRPCDLIFMLIAPVGSGADHLRALAQVSRTLRQAELREALRKAGSASAIKAILCPEAAKAPAA, from the coding sequence ATGGCAAATGATCTCACAAGCCTTCTTGGTGAAGGCGCTATTCTCGATCCTATTCACGTCGAAAACCGCAAGCAGGCGCTGACCGCGCTTGCTCAGGCGTTGGCCGAGACGACCAAACTCGATGCCCGCGACATTTTCGATGCCGTGATGGAACGAGAGCGGCTTGGCTCAACCGGCGTCGGCGAAGGCGTTGCGATTCCGCATGCGCGCATCGAGAAGCTGTCTCACCCCGTAGGTGGATTTGTGCGGCTTGACCAAGGCGTGGATTTCGATGCGGTCGATGATCGTCCGTGTGATCTGATCTTCATGCTGATCGCGCCGGTTGGCTCCGGGGCGGACCATTTGCGCGCGCTGGCACAGGTGAGCCGGACACTGCGTCAGGCTGAGCTGCGCGAAGCCCTGCGGAAAGCCGGGTCAGCGTCGGCGATCAAGGCGATTCTTTGCCCGGAAGCGGCCAAAGCGCCAGCGGCTTGA